From Ramlibacter agri, a single genomic window includes:
- a CDS encoding Hsp70 family protein, producing the protein MNVPATFCAIDFGTSNSAIAVPGRNGRMALVDVENGQTTMPTAVFYQVEGRSAHEPPLSLYGRAALAAYIEGHEGRLMRSMKSVLGSSLVDRQTEVGGGHAVKYLDVVGGYLQHLKTLAERSAGAPLREAVLGRPVYFVDDEPQRDQQAQDALEAAARAVGFTEVSFQFEPIAAALDYEITTDREELVLVADIGGGTSDFSLVRVGPQRRERLDRREDILANHGVHVAGTDFDRQVELATILPTCGYRGLGPARPGAAPREVPSRVYFDLATWHLINTVYSAPRVHELRQMRSFYGDPFQHARLMTVVEEHLGHALLAQAEAAKIAVAEGGSTAIDLGLLERGLAASLDETRAVDALEAELQRIVTALRETLQAAGIGPEQVDVLYLTGGSTGFAPLVQRLEAAVPGARAIHGDRQASVAQGLGLHAQRLHGAVQG; encoded by the coding sequence ATGAACGTCCCCGCCACCTTCTGTGCCATCGATTTCGGCACGTCCAATTCCGCGATCGCGGTGCCCGGCCGCAACGGCCGCATGGCCCTGGTCGACGTCGAGAACGGCCAGACGACCATGCCCACGGCCGTCTTCTACCAGGTCGAGGGCCGCTCCGCCCACGAGCCGCCGCTGAGCCTCTACGGCCGCGCGGCGCTGGCGGCCTACATCGAGGGCCACGAAGGCCGGTTGATGCGCTCGATGAAGAGCGTGCTGGGCTCCTCGCTGGTGGACCGGCAGACCGAGGTCGGCGGCGGCCACGCCGTGAAATACCTGGACGTGGTGGGCGGCTACCTGCAGCACCTGAAGACGCTGGCCGAGCGCAGCGCCGGCGCGCCGCTGCGCGAAGCCGTGCTGGGCCGCCCGGTCTACTTCGTCGACGACGAACCGCAGCGCGACCAGCAGGCGCAGGACGCGCTGGAGGCGGCGGCGCGAGCCGTCGGCTTTACCGAAGTCAGCTTCCAGTTCGAGCCGATCGCCGCCGCGCTGGACTACGAAATCACGACCGACCGGGAAGAGCTGGTGCTGGTGGCCGACATCGGCGGCGGTACCTCGGACTTCTCGCTGGTGCGCGTGGGCCCGCAGCGGCGCGAGCGGCTGGACCGGCGCGAGGACATCCTGGCCAACCACGGCGTGCACGTCGCCGGCACCGATTTCGACCGCCAGGTCGAACTGGCGACCATCCTGCCCACCTGCGGCTACCGCGGCCTGGGGCCGGCCCGGCCGGGCGCGGCGCCGCGCGAAGTGCCCAGCCGCGTGTATTTCGACCTGGCTACGTGGCACCTGATCAACACCGTCTACAGCGCCCCGCGGGTGCACGAGCTGCGCCAGATGCGCTCGTTCTACGGCGACCCCTTCCAGCACGCCCGCCTGATGACGGTGGTGGAAGAGCACCTGGGCCACGCGCTGCTGGCGCAGGCCGAGGCGGCCAAGATCGCCGTGGCCGAAGGCGGCTCGACGGCCATCGACCTGGGCCTGCTGGAGCGCGGGCTGGCCGCCAGCCTGGACGAGACCCGGGCCGTGGACGCGCTGGAAGCCGAGTTGCAGCGCATCGTCACTGCCTTGCGCGAGACGCTGCAGGCTGCCGGCATCGGGCCCGAGCAGGTGGACGTCCTTTACCTGACCGGCGGTTCCACCGGCTTCGCGCCACTG
- the mutL gene encoding DNA mismatch repair endonuclease MutL, translated as MSAVLSPPPRRPIRELPDELVSQIAAGEVVERPASVVRELVDNALDAGASQVTVRLLAGGVRLICVEDDGGGIAREELPLALKRHATSKIGSLADLESVATMGFRGEALAAIASVSEMSLLSREQGAATAFLLDASSGELRPAARSAGTTVEVKELFFSTPARRKFLKTDATEMAHCLEAVRRHALARPDVGFTVWHEGKLVEQWRAGTREQRLADVLGEDFLEQSVAVEHAIGPLRIRGRAGIPDAARSRADWQFAYVNGRYVRDKVITHAARSAYEDLLHGNRQPVYALYVEIDPTRVDVNVHPTKIEVRFRDSREVHQAVRHAVEGALSAPRAALAATRPVQAELAPSPAAPAAMPMWRQPTIPFAQPVAGHVVNDLGALWSREEIEADAAPLPAASEPRQSLGDGLPATPLPEGDWPLGRAIAQLQGIYILAENTQGLVVVDMHAAHERIVYERLKTQMDAQSIRSQPLLIPATFAATPAEVATAEANQDTLQVLGLEITPFSPKTLAVRAVPAALAQGDAVELARSVLAELGQHDASSVVERARNELLATMACHGAVRANRRLTSEEMNALLRQMEETERSDQCNHGRPTWRQLTLRELDALFLRGR; from the coding sequence ATGAGTGCCGTCCTGTCCCCGCCCCCTCGCCGCCCGATCCGGGAACTGCCCGATGAACTGGTGAGCCAGATCGCCGCCGGCGAAGTGGTGGAGCGCCCCGCTTCGGTGGTGCGCGAACTGGTGGACAACGCGCTGGACGCCGGCGCCAGCCAGGTCACGGTGCGCCTGCTGGCTGGCGGCGTGCGGCTCATCTGCGTCGAGGACGACGGCGGCGGCATCGCCCGCGAGGAACTGCCGCTGGCCCTGAAGCGCCACGCCACCAGCAAGATCGGCTCGCTGGCCGACCTGGAATCGGTCGCCACCATGGGTTTCCGCGGCGAGGCGCTGGCCGCCATCGCCTCCGTCTCCGAAATGAGCCTGCTGTCGCGCGAACAGGGCGCGGCCACGGCCTTCCTGCTGGATGCCAGCAGCGGCGAACTGCGGCCGGCGGCGCGCTCCGCCGGCACCACGGTGGAAGTGAAGGAACTGTTCTTCAGCACGCCGGCGCGGCGCAAGTTCCTGAAAACCGACGCCACCGAGATGGCGCACTGCCTGGAGGCGGTGCGGCGCCACGCGCTGGCGCGGCCCGACGTCGGTTTCACCGTCTGGCACGAAGGCAAGCTGGTGGAACAGTGGCGCGCCGGCACGCGCGAGCAACGCCTGGCCGACGTTCTGGGCGAGGATTTCCTCGAGCAGAGCGTGGCGGTGGAACACGCGATCGGCCCGCTGCGCATCCGCGGCCGCGCCGGCATCCCGGATGCCGCCCGCTCGCGCGCCGACTGGCAGTTCGCCTACGTCAACGGCCGCTACGTGCGTGACAAGGTCATCACGCATGCGGCCCGCAGCGCCTACGAGGACCTGCTGCACGGCAACCGCCAGCCGGTGTACGCGCTGTACGTGGAGATCGACCCGACGCGGGTCGACGTGAACGTGCACCCGACCAAGATCGAAGTGCGCTTCCGCGACAGCCGCGAGGTGCACCAGGCCGTGCGCCATGCGGTGGAAGGGGCCTTGTCGGCTCCGCGCGCGGCGCTGGCGGCCACGCGCCCGGTGCAAGCGGAGCTGGCGCCCTCGCCCGCCGCGCCCGCTGCCATGCCGATGTGGCGGCAACCGACGATTCCGTTCGCGCAGCCGGTGGCCGGCCATGTCGTCAACGATCTCGGGGCCTTATGGTCGCGCGAGGAAATCGAGGCTGACGCGGCGCCCCTTCCCGCTGCCTCCGAACCGCGGCAATCCCTTGGCGACGGTCTTCCCGCCACGCCCTTGCCGGAGGGCGACTGGCCCCTCGGCCGCGCCATCGCGCAGCTGCAAGGCATCTACATCCTCGCCGAGAACACGCAGGGCCTGGTCGTCGTCGACATGCATGCCGCCCACGAGCGCATCGTCTACGAGCGCCTCAAGACGCAGATGGACGCCCAGTCCATCCGCAGCCAGCCGCTGCTGATTCCCGCCACCTTCGCTGCCACGCCGGCCGAAGTGGCCACGGCCGAAGCGAACCAGGACACCTTGCAAGTGCTGGGCCTGGAGATCACGCCCTTCTCGCCCAAGACGCTGGCCGTGCGCGCCGTCCCCGCGGCCCTGGCCCAGGGCGATGCCGTGGAACTGGCGCGCAGCGTGCTCGCCGAACTGGGCCAGCACGACGCCAGCAGCGTCGTGGAACGCGCCCGCAACGAGCTGTTGGCCACCATGGCCTGCCACGGCGCCGTGCGCGCCAACCGCCGGCTGACCTCGGAAGAGATGAACGCGCTGCTGCGGCAGATGGAGGAGACCGAGCGCTCCGACCAGTGCAACCACGGCCGGCCCACCTGGCGGCAGCTGACGCTGCGCGAGCTGGACGCCCTGTTCCTGCGCGGGCGCTGA
- a CDS encoding alpha/beta hydrolase: MKRRYLFATATLAALLTVGCATLDERQREWIFQPGNRSWGSSAELARDMQEVWIPFDSQVTKGPAKLNALWLPADHNPDTGPVLLYLHGARWNVAGSAPRIRRMQQLGFSVLAIDYRGFGKSSAGLPSEDSACEDARAAWSWLAAHYPARARYVFGHSLGGAIAIDLASKVDDEQGVIVEGTFTSIPDVASTMKWSWLPVGPLITQRFESIHKVDRIHAPLLVVHGSEDNLIHSELGRRLYDAASGKKQFVLVEGGSHYNTMAMGQAQYREALAQLFRLQ, from the coding sequence ATGAAGCGCCGCTACCTGTTCGCGACCGCCACCCTGGCCGCCCTGCTCACCGTCGGCTGCGCCACCCTCGACGAGCGCCAGCGCGAATGGATCTTCCAGCCCGGCAACCGCAGCTGGGGCAGCAGCGCCGAACTGGCGCGCGACATGCAGGAGGTCTGGATCCCGTTCGACTCGCAGGTCACCAAGGGCCCGGCGAAACTCAATGCCCTGTGGCTGCCCGCCGACCACAACCCGGACACCGGCCCGGTGCTGCTGTACCTGCATGGCGCGCGCTGGAACGTCGCCGGTTCGGCGCCGCGCATCCGCCGCATGCAGCAACTGGGTTTCTCGGTGTTGGCCATCGACTACCGTGGCTTCGGCAAGAGCAGCGCCGGCCTGCCTTCGGAGGACTCCGCCTGCGAAGACGCCCGTGCCGCGTGGAGCTGGCTGGCCGCGCACTACCCGGCGCGGGCGCGCTACGTCTTCGGCCACTCGCTGGGCGGCGCCATCGCGATCGACCTCGCCTCCAAGGTGGACGACGAACAAGGCGTGATCGTCGAAGGCACCTTCACGTCGATCCCCGACGTGGCGAGCACGATGAAATGGAGCTGGCTGCCGGTGGGGCCGTTGATCACGCAGCGCTTCGAGTCCATCCACAAGGTGGACCGCATCCACGCGCCGCTGCTGGTGGTGCACGGCTCCGAGGACAACCTGATCCACAGCGAACTGGGCCGGCGGCTGTACGACGCGGCCAGCGGCAAGAAGCAGTTCGTGCTGGTTGAAGGCGGATCGCACTACAACACCATGGCCATGGGCCAGGCGCAATACCGCGAAGCGCTCGCGCAGCTGTTCCGCCTGCAGTGA
- a CDS encoding response regulator: MKRETALELRVFLVEDIVRMRGLLGDLFTSMGGFRIVAHSTTEAEANLWLEDNRGQWDLAIVDLVLDQGAGMNVIRRCKADPNGGRIVVFSSYASPGVRQHCLDLGADAVFDKSETEGFIAWLSDLGARENSGP; this comes from the coding sequence ATGAAACGGGAGACGGCGTTGGAGTTGCGGGTGTTCCTGGTGGAAGACATCGTGCGGATGCGCGGGTTGCTGGGGGACCTGTTCACGTCGATGGGGGGCTTCCGTATCGTCGCGCACTCGACCACCGAGGCGGAAGCGAATCTCTGGCTGGAAGACAACCGCGGCCAATGGGACCTGGCGATCGTCGACCTGGTGCTGGACCAGGGCGCGGGGATGAACGTCATCCGCCGCTGCAAGGCGGACCCGAACGGCGGGCGCATCGTGGTCTTCAGCAGCTATGCGAGTCCCGGCGTGCGCCAGCACTGCCTGGACCTGGGCGCCGACGCCGTCTTCGACAAGAGCGAGACCGAGGGCTTCATCGCCTGGCTCAGCGACCTGGGCGCGCGCGAAAACTCCGGCCCCTGA
- the miaA gene encoding tRNA (adenosine(37)-N6)-dimethylallyltransferase MiaA, with protein MSRISLPATVALAGPTASGKTAAALALAEALDAEIVSVDSALVYRGMDIGTAKPTREERARVPHHLVDILDPAQAYSAAEFARDALRLVADIQARGRRALLVGGTMLYFKALFEGLDALPTADPELRQAIEAEAAAHGWPAMHAQLAQVDPVTAARLAPNDAQRVQRALEVFRLTGEPLSHLHTRRRGAQDAFRPDLFLSLEPRDRGWLHARIEQRFDAMLAAGFLDEVRALRTRPDLHLGLPSIRCVGYRQAWEAFDGLVPMESIRERGTAATRQLAKRQLTWLRAMPQRQVIDCDAPDALQRVLQAAGVDA; from the coding sequence ATGTCCCGAATTTCCCTGCCTGCGACCGTGGCCCTCGCCGGCCCCACCGCGTCCGGCAAGACGGCCGCGGCGCTGGCGCTGGCCGAAGCGCTGGACGCGGAGATCGTCAGCGTCGATTCGGCCCTGGTGTACCGCGGCATGGACATCGGCACCGCCAAGCCCACGCGCGAGGAGCGCGCGCGCGTGCCGCACCACCTGGTCGACATCCTCGACCCTGCGCAGGCCTACAGCGCCGCCGAATTCGCGCGGGATGCGCTGCGCCTGGTGGCGGACATCCAGGCGCGCGGCCGCCGCGCGCTGCTGGTGGGCGGCACCATGCTTTATTTCAAGGCCTTGTTCGAAGGGCTGGATGCCTTGCCCACGGCGGACCCCGAACTGCGCCAGGCGATCGAGGCCGAAGCCGCGGCGCACGGCTGGCCCGCGATGCACGCGCAGCTCGCGCAGGTGGACCCGGTGACTGCCGCGCGGCTGGCGCCCAACGACGCGCAGCGCGTCCAGCGCGCGCTGGAGGTGTTCCGCCTCACCGGCGAGCCGCTGTCGCACTTGCACACGCGCCGGCGCGGCGCGCAGGACGCCTTCCGCCCGGACCTGTTCCTCTCGCTGGAGCCGCGGGACCGCGGCTGGCTGCATGCGCGCATCGAGCAGCGTTTCGACGCCATGCTGGCAGCCGGCTTCCTCGACGAAGTGCGGGCCCTGCGCACGCGGCCCGACTTGCACCTTGGCTTGCCCAGCATCCGCTGCGTGGGCTACCGCCAGGCCTGGGAAGCGTTCGACGGGCTGGTTCCGATGGAGTCGATCCGCGAGCGCGGCACCGCCGCCACGCGCCAGCTCGCCAAGCGCCAGCTCACCTGGCTGCGCGCGATGCCGCAGCGCCAGGTGATCGACTGCGATGCCCCCGATGCGCTGCAGCGCGTGCTGCAGGCCGCCGGAGTGGACGCGTGA
- a CDS encoding ABC transporter ATP-binding protein: protein MLEVQGLAKRYGEVGVFRDVSLAVAAGEFVAIVGESGVGKSTLLNCMAGLDDWQEGSIRVDGQELAALDDDGRALLRRARLGFVFQAFHVLPHLDVAQNVALPLLLLQRPDPARVETMLEAVGLGGLGARLPQQLSGGQLQRVAIARALVHGPKLLLADEPTGNLDPGTASRVLQVLRDQARATGAALVLVTHSEAAAGQADRVLHLRSDGIA from the coding sequence ATGCTCGAAGTGCAAGGCCTGGCCAAGCGCTATGGCGAGGTGGGCGTGTTCCGCGACGTCTCGCTGGCCGTCGCGGCCGGCGAGTTCGTCGCCATCGTCGGCGAATCCGGCGTGGGCAAGTCGACGCTGCTCAATTGCATGGCGGGGCTGGACGACTGGCAGGAAGGCAGCATCCGCGTCGATGGCCAGGAGCTGGCGGCGCTGGACGACGACGGCCGCGCGCTGCTGCGGCGCGCCAGGCTGGGTTTCGTGTTCCAGGCCTTCCACGTGCTGCCGCACCTGGACGTGGCGCAGAACGTGGCGTTACCGTTGTTGCTGTTGCAGAGGCCGGATCCGGCGCGGGTGGAAACCATGCTGGAGGCCGTGGGCCTGGGCGGCCTCGGGGCGCGGCTGCCGCAGCAATTGAGCGGCGGCCAATTGCAGCGCGTGGCCATTGCGCGAGCGCTGGTGCACGGGCCGAAGCTGCTGCTGGCCGACGAGCCGACCGGCAACCTCGACCCAGGCACCGCCAGCCGCGTGCTGCAGGTGCTGCGCGACCAGGCCCGCGCCACCGGGGCGGCGCTGGTGCTGGTGACGCATTCGGAGGCGGCGGCGGGTCAGGCGGACCGGGTGCTGCATCTGCGCAGCGACGGCATCGCCTGA
- a CDS encoding DsbC family protein, which yields MMKRRFLLTSLAASAALLAACKDSTPPGGAAGPATAPAPAAAAGSTPVTIEAIQAEGKGFSVGSEMAARTVYVFFDAQCPHCAALWESARPLKSQARFVWMPVGVLNEKSTLEGAAILAAPDPVAAMDQHEASMHAGTGGIAAGTGQDAQKDAIKKNTELMTKFGFGSVPTIVAKHATTGEVVTVEGALPTAALAAKLGLQAPAS from the coding sequence ATGATGAAACGCCGTTTCCTCCTGACCTCCCTCGCCGCATCCGCGGCGCTGCTGGCCGCCTGCAAGGACAGCACGCCGCCGGGCGGCGCTGCCGGTCCGGCCACCGCGCCGGCCCCGGCCGCGGCCGCCGGTTCCACGCCCGTCACCATCGAAGCGATCCAGGCCGAAGGCAAGGGCTTCAGCGTCGGCTCCGAGATGGCCGCGCGCACCGTCTACGTGTTCTTCGACGCCCAGTGCCCGCACTGCGCGGCGCTGTGGGAGTCGGCGCGGCCGCTGAAGTCGCAGGCCCGCTTCGTCTGGATGCCCGTGGGCGTGTTGAACGAGAAGAGCACGCTGGAAGGCGCCGCCATCCTCGCCGCCCCCGACCCGGTGGCGGCGATGGACCAGCACGAGGCCTCCATGCACGCCGGCACCGGCGGCATTGCCGCCGGCACCGGCCAGGACGCGCAGAAGGACGCCATCAAGAAGAACACCGAACTCATGACCAAGTTCGGCTTCGGCAGCGTGCCGACCATCGTCGCCAAGCATGCGACGACGGGCGAGGTGGTGACGGTGGAAGGGGCGCTGCCGACGGCGGCGCTGGCGGCGAAGCTGGGCTTGCAGGCGCCGGCGTCCTGA
- a CDS encoding hemerythrin domain-containing protein gives MPNARGQKDACDLLDADHRAVKKLFKQYEELTHSRARNAAQKKMDLARQICQELTVHTQMEEEIFYPALRAVLKDADLLAEATVEHQSAKDLIAQIEGADAADEMFDAKVTVLGEYIDHHVKEERNELFPKARSARKLDLVSMRDELEQRKEELMGETA, from the coding sequence ATGCCCAACGCACGAGGCCAGAAGGACGCCTGCGACCTGCTCGACGCCGACCACCGCGCCGTCAAGAAGCTCTTCAAGCAGTACGAGGAACTCACCCACTCGCGCGCCCGCAACGCCGCGCAGAAGAAGATGGACCTGGCCCGCCAGATCTGCCAGGAACTGACGGTGCACACGCAGATGGAGGAAGAGATCTTCTACCCGGCCCTGCGCGCCGTGCTGAAGGACGCCGACCTGCTGGCCGAGGCCACGGTGGAGCACCAGTCGGCCAAGGACCTGATCGCGCAGATCGAAGGCGCGGACGCCGCGGACGAGATGTTCGACGCCAAGGTCACGGTGCTCGGCGAATACATCGACCACCACGTGAAGGAAGAGCGCAACGAGCTCTTCCCGAAGGCGCGCTCGGCCCGCAAGCTGGACCTGGTGTCCATGCGCGACGAACTCGAGCAGCGCAAGGAGGAGCTGATGGGCGAGACGGCGTAA
- a CDS encoding GNAT family N-acetyltransferase, with protein sequence MLDIEAIERATLAAVPPQRLEECQGWLVPLDDGTVGRAHSAAPTAHGAPGAGSIEAVEALYADAGLKTVFRVPMVAAVETELERRGYVAAKPTLVQWMALGDPHPGPLPLAGEGELRLAPSADASWEGVFLGEGFDPVDGASRLGILRRAQGSLYASVRVGGETVAVGCGSFSHGWGSVHGMRTLPAHRGRGHATRIIRAITDAARERGLARVFLQVEQGNAGARALYARLGFQDGWTYRYWKKA encoded by the coding sequence ATGCTGGACATCGAAGCGATCGAAAGGGCCACGCTGGCGGCCGTGCCGCCGCAGCGGCTGGAGGAGTGCCAGGGCTGGCTGGTGCCGCTGGACGACGGGACGGTCGGGCGCGCGCACAGCGCGGCGCCGACGGCGCATGGCGCGCCCGGTGCGGGGAGCATCGAGGCGGTCGAGGCCTTGTATGCGGACGCGGGCTTGAAGACCGTATTCCGGGTGCCGATGGTGGCAGCGGTCGAAACGGAGCTGGAAAGGCGAGGCTATGTGGCGGCGAAGCCGACGCTGGTGCAATGGATGGCGCTCGGGGATCCTCACCCTGGCCCTCTCCCGCTGGCGGGAGAGGGGGAACTGAGGCTGGCACCCTCAGCGGACGCCAGCTGGGAAGGCGTGTTCCTCGGCGAAGGCTTCGACCCGGTCGATGGCGCGAGCCGGCTCGGCATCCTGCGGCGCGCGCAGGGTTCGCTCTATGCGAGCGTGCGCGTCGGCGGGGAGACGGTGGCCGTGGGCTGTGGCTCCTTCAGCCACGGCTGGGGCAGCGTGCATGGCATGCGGACCTTGCCCGCGCATCGCGGCCGCGGGCATGCCACGCGCATCATCCGCGCGATCACCGACGCGGCGCGCGAGCGCGGACTGGCGCGCGTGTTCCTGCAGGTGGAGCAGGGCAACGCCGGGGCGCGCGCGCTGTACGCGCGCCTGGGTTTCCAGGACGGCTGGACCTACCGGTACTGGAAGAAGGCGTAG
- a CDS encoding ABC transporter permease, which translates to MLALLATYSWPEVRHHPWRSATAVLAVMLGVALAFSVQLINASALDEFASAARSVGGQPDLELRASAGALDENLYARVATDPQVAAASPVLELQTLALAADGERRGVRVLGVDALVVGAVAPGLVPIVSEGGDRLAVLAPDTVFPNAAARAMLPPGRVQVQAGLQWHKLQVAGRAGAGGGPLLVMDIAAAQDLFGRRGELTRIDVRLRAGVAPTDWLRHAQLPAGVQHSEPRDAGQRVDALSRAYRVNLTVLALVALFTGAFLVFSVLALSVARRSQQLALLGVLGLTARQRLGLVLAESAVLGALGSVLGIALGAALAETALRLLGGDLGGGYFPGVRPQLQWSTVAALTYGGLGIAAAMAGGWLPARQAARLPLAQTLKGLGTALPRGRRHWLALAALLASVALALLPPIAGIPLAAYVSVGLLLVGGVGVLPPAVGALYDRIAPHVAQRLLPLLAVERARRVRESAAVAVSGVVAALSLSVALTVMVGSFRQSVADWLDVLLPADLYLRTAISAAAGDTVFLSPPLVAQIAAIPGVARVATQRARNLPLDPSRPPVTLLAREVAPQARNLPLVGGVLPAPPGQVPVYVSEAMVDLYGARRGEQLQVLQPALGGGPFFVAGVWRDYVRQTGAIIIDQRDYQRLTGDTRINDVQAWLAPGAALADVQERLRALVRRTAGDPDLVELASAAEVRAVSLRIFDRSFAVTYWLQAVAIAIGLFGVAASFSAQVLARRKEFGLLAHLGLTRRQILAVVAGEGAAWTFIGALAGLALGLGVAVVLVYVVNPQSFHWTMDLLLPWGRLLALCAAVVVSGTVTAWLAGRAAAGRDAVLAVKEDW; encoded by the coding sequence ATGCTGGCCCTGCTCGCCACCTATTCCTGGCCCGAGGTGCGCCACCATCCCTGGCGCAGCGCCACCGCGGTGCTGGCCGTGATGCTGGGCGTGGCCCTGGCCTTCTCCGTGCAGTTGATCAACGCCTCGGCGCTGGACGAATTCGCCAGCGCCGCACGCTCGGTCGGCGGCCAGCCGGACCTGGAGCTGCGCGCCAGCGCCGGCGCGCTGGACGAGAACCTCTACGCCCGCGTCGCCACCGATCCGCAGGTGGCCGCCGCCAGCCCCGTGCTCGAACTGCAGACGCTGGCCCTGGCCGCCGACGGCGAGCGCCGCGGCGTGCGCGTGCTGGGCGTCGACGCGCTGGTGGTGGGCGCGGTCGCGCCGGGACTGGTGCCGATCGTCAGCGAAGGCGGCGACCGCCTCGCCGTGCTGGCACCCGACACCGTGTTCCCCAACGCCGCCGCCCGCGCCATGCTGCCGCCGGGCCGGGTGCAGGTGCAGGCGGGCCTGCAGTGGCACAAGCTGCAGGTGGCGGGCCGGGCCGGCGCGGGCGGCGGGCCGCTGCTGGTGATGGACATCGCCGCGGCGCAGGACCTGTTCGGCCGCCGCGGCGAACTCACGCGCATCGACGTGCGGCTGCGTGCCGGCGTCGCCCCCACGGACTGGCTGCGGCACGCGCAGCTGCCGGCCGGCGTGCAGCACTCCGAGCCGCGCGATGCGGGCCAACGGGTCGACGCGCTGTCGCGCGCCTACCGCGTCAACCTCACGGTGCTGGCGCTGGTGGCGCTCTTCACCGGGGCCTTCCTGGTGTTCTCGGTGCTGGCGCTCAGCGTCGCGCGGCGCTCACAGCAGCTCGCGCTGCTCGGCGTGCTGGGGCTCACCGCGCGCCAGCGGCTGGGTCTGGTCCTGGCCGAATCGGCCGTGCTTGGCGCGCTGGGCAGCGTGCTGGGCATCGCGCTTGGCGCCGCACTGGCGGAAACGGCGCTGCGCCTGCTGGGTGGCGACCTGGGCGGCGGCTACTTCCCCGGCGTGCGCCCGCAATTGCAATGGAGCACCGTTGCGGCACTGACCTATGGCGGCCTGGGCATCGCCGCGGCAATGGCAGGCGGCTGGCTGCCGGCGCGCCAGGCCGCGCGGCTGCCACTTGCGCAGACCTTGAAGGGCCTGGGCACGGCCTTGCCGCGCGGACGGCGCCACTGGCTGGCGCTGGCCGCCCTGCTCGCCTCCGTGGCGCTCGCACTGCTGCCGCCGATTGCAGGCATCCCGCTCGCGGCCTACGTGTCGGTCGGCCTGCTGCTGGTGGGCGGGGTCGGCGTGCTGCCGCCCGCGGTCGGCGCGCTGTACGACCGCATCGCGCCTCACGTGGCGCAGCGCCTGCTGCCGCTGCTGGCCGTGGAGCGGGCGCGGCGCGTGCGCGAGAGCGCTGCCGTCGCCGTGAGCGGCGTCGTCGCGGCGCTGAGCCTGTCGGTGGCCCTGACGGTGATGGTGGGCAGCTTCCGGCAATCGGTGGCCGACTGGCTGGACGTGCTGCTGCCGGCCGACCTGTACCTGCGCACCGCCATCAGCGCCGCCGCCGGTGACACGGTGTTCCTCAGCCCGCCGCTGGTGGCGCAGATCGCGGCCATACCGGGCGTAGCGCGCGTCGCGACGCAGCGCGCCCGCAACCTGCCGCTGGATCCGTCGCGGCCGCCCGTGACGCTGCTCGCTCGCGAGGTGGCGCCGCAAGCGCGCAACCTGCCGCTGGTGGGCGGCGTGCTGCCCGCGCCGCCCGGCCAGGTGCCCGTGTACGTGAGCGAGGCGATGGTGGACCTGTATGGCGCGCGGCGCGGCGAGCAACTGCAAGTGCTGCAGCCGGCGCTGGGCGGCGGCCCCTTCTTCGTCGCCGGCGTCTGGCGCGACTACGTGCGGCAGACCGGCGCCATCATCATCGACCAGCGCGACTACCAGCGCCTCACCGGCGATACGCGCATCAACGACGTGCAGGCGTGGCTCGCACCCGGCGCGGCGCTGGCCGACGTGCAGGAGCGCTTGCGCGCGCTGGTGCGGCGCACCGCCGGCGACCCGGACCTGGTGGAGCTCGCGTCGGCCGCGGAGGTGCGCGCCGTGTCGCTGCGCATCTTCGACCGCAGCTTCGCCGTCACCTACTGGCTGCAGGCGGTGGCCATTGCGATCGGCCTGTTCGGCGTGGCGGCCAGCTTCAGCGCGCAGGTGCTGGCGCGGCGCAAGGAGTTCGGGCTGCTCGCGCACCTGGGGCTCACCCGGCGGCAGATCCTGGCGGTGGTCGCCGGCGAGGGCGCAGCCTGGACCTTCATCGGCGCACTGGCCGGCCTCGCGCTCGGGCTCGGCGTGGCCGTGGTGCTGGTGTATGTCGTCAACCCGCAGAGCTTCCATTGGACGATGGACCTGCTGCTGCCTTGGGGGCGCTTGCTCGCGCTGTGCGCCGCTGTTGTTGTCTCGGGCACCGTGACTGCGTGGCTCGCGGGACGCGCCGCCGCGGGACGGGATGCGGTGTTGGCGGTGAAGGAGGATTGGTGA